A portion of the Mytilus galloprovincialis chromosome 12, xbMytGall1.hap1.1, whole genome shotgun sequence genome contains these proteins:
- the LOC143053748 gene encoding putative ankyrin repeat protein RF_p14 — protein sequence MESWNKKLTTAAGDGDIEALKLCLQNGADIDYRDGGGQTALMRAANRGHLEICRLLIDRGCKMDTTTVCYLLSLITLLLIYTKSCC from the exons ATGGAAAGTTGGAATAAG AAACTTACTACAGCAGCTGGAGATGGAGATATAGAAGCCTTAAAATTATGTCTACAGAATGGTGCAGACATCGATTATCGAGAT ggTGGAGGACAGACAGCATTAATGAGGGCTGCCAATAGAGGACACCTGGAGATCTGTCGTCTTCTCATTGATAGAGGATGTAAGATGGACACTACAACAGTATGTTATCTACTTAGTCTGATCACATTACTATTAATCTAcactaaatcatgttgttaa